A genomic stretch from Lathyrus oleraceus cultivar Zhongwan6 chromosome 2, CAAS_Psat_ZW6_1.0, whole genome shotgun sequence includes:
- the LOC127117953 gene encoding uncharacterized protein LOC127117953: MGWRPFCYHSLFSSLKRVAKPHCLPLSQRSRLYYVSGPIVPRNCSSSDFLLSFQALRSYARGAREPYDLFGGGRPGDDDFKKTWAKEMDEDNTLWTGSEDESDEDNDSKSRLHKDIRKARQEAKKHADLVDADDSDELRSVWSGSDEEKTLWTGDEMDSDDDVPTEAYPNERSDKHIDKIFEFDEMPKYRTISELLKAEQEPEELSPGKQARKIAVENALKKLKKGPDGRYTNTWEVMSDLDILIGAFENVVSGPEYEELRQGGPKQLNLQFFKDIQARMRDPNYKFSPELKLKPKSKLVTRKKWQKTESRRRKAQRR; encoded by the exons ATGGGATGGAGACCATTCTGTTACCATAGTCTTTTTTCATCTCTTAAAAGGGTTGCAAAACCACATTGCCTACCACTCTCACAAAG GTCAAGACTATATTATGTTTCAGGTCCAATTGTACCGCGAAATTGTTCTAGTAGTGATTTTCTGCTGAGTTTTCAAG CATTGAGATCGTATGCTCGTGGTGCACGGGAGCCCTATGATCTCTTTGGCGGCGGAAGACCGGGGGATGACGACTTCAAGAAAACCTGGGCAAAGGAGATGGATGAAGACAACACTCTATGGACAGGAAGCGAGGATGAAAGCGATGAAGACAATGATTCAAAGAGCCGTCTTCATAAAGATATTAGAAAAGCAAGACAGGAAGCTAAGAAACATGCGGACCTGGTTGATGCTGATGACAGTGACGAGTTAAGAAGTGTTTGGTCTGGTAGTGACGAGGAAAAGACGCTGTGGACCGGAGATGAGATGGACAGTGACGACGATGTTCCTACAGAAGCTTACCCAAATGAAAGAAGCGATAAGCACATAGATAAGATTTTTGAGTTTGATGAAATGCCGAAATACAGAACCATCTCTGAGCTTTTGAAAGCCGAACAAGAACCAGAGGAGTTGTCGCCGGGAAAGCAAGCTAGGAAGATCGCAGTCGAGAATGCTTTGAAGAAATTAAAGAAAGGTCCAGATGGGAGGTATACTAATACATGGGAAGTTATGAGTGATTTAGATATTCTCATTGGCGCATTTGAAAACGTTGTTTCGGGACCTGAGTATGAAGAGCTTAGACAAGGAGGGCCTAAACAGCTGAATCTTCAATTTTTTAAAGACATACAAGCAAGAATGAGAGATCCGAATTACAAATTCTCGCCCGAGCTAAAATTGAAACCTAAGAGTAAACTTGTTACTAGAA